The Streptomyces europaeiscabiei genome window below encodes:
- a CDS encoding slipin family protein: MVEELLIAAAAVGSAAVVYVAAAARVVKQYERGVVFRLGRLRGGPRTPGFTMVVPCIDHIRKVNMQIVTMPVPAQEGITRDNVTVRVDAVVYFKVVDAANAVIQVEDYRFAVSQMAQTSLRSIIGKSDLDDLLSNREKLNQGLELMIDSPAVEWGVTIDRVEIKDVSLPDTMKRSMARQAEADRERRARIINADAELQASKKLAEAAQQMSEQPAALQLRLLQTVVAVAAEKNSTLVLPFPVELLRFLERAQAGPPPDPPPRPHPSPPPPPFPPPPTE, from the coding sequence ATGGTAGAAGAGCTGCTCATAGCCGCCGCAGCGGTCGGCTCAGCGGCCGTCGTGTACGTCGCGGCCGCGGCCCGGGTCGTCAAGCAGTACGAACGAGGCGTGGTCTTCCGCCTGGGCCGCCTGCGCGGCGGGCCCAGAACCCCCGGCTTCACCATGGTCGTCCCCTGCATCGACCACATCCGCAAGGTCAACATGCAGATCGTGACTATGCCCGTCCCGGCCCAGGAGGGCATCACCCGCGACAACGTCACCGTACGTGTCGACGCGGTGGTCTACTTCAAGGTCGTCGACGCGGCCAACGCGGTCATCCAGGTCGAGGACTACCGCTTCGCCGTCTCCCAGATGGCCCAGACCTCCCTGCGCTCGATCATCGGCAAGAGCGACCTCGACGACCTCCTCTCCAACCGCGAGAAGCTCAACCAGGGACTGGAGCTGATGATCGACAGCCCGGCCGTGGAGTGGGGCGTCACCATCGACCGCGTGGAGATCAAGGACGTCTCCCTCCCCGACACCATGAAACGCTCCATGGCCCGCCAGGCCGAGGCCGACCGCGAACGCCGGGCCCGCATCATCAACGCGGACGCGGAGCTGCAGGCATCCAAGAAGCTCGCGGAGGCCGCCCAGCAGATGTCCGAGCAGCCCGCCGCCCTCCAACTCCGCCTGCTGCAGACGGTGGTGGCGGTCGCCGCCGAGAAGAACTCCACCCTCGTGCTCCCCTTCCCGGTGGAGCTGCTCCGCTTCCTGGAACGAGCCCAGGCAGGCCCCCCACCGGACCCCCCTCCACGGCCCCACCCGTCTCCCCCGCCCCCACCGTTCCCGCCCCCTCCGACCGAGTGA
- the murC gene encoding UDP-N-acetylmuramate--L-alanine ligase: MAPGLPSAMERPHFIGIGGAGMSGIAKILAQRGAQVAGSDAKESETAEALRALGATVHIGHAAGHLADDATSVVVSSAIRADNPELARAAELGIPVVHRSDALARLMDGLRPIAVAGTHGKTTTTSMLAVSLGELGLKPSYAIGGDLDVPGSNASHGDGEIFVAEADESDRSFHKYAPEVAIVLNVELDHHANYASMDEIYESFETFAGRIVPGGKLVISADHEGARELTSRLSGVRVVTYGEREDADVRVLSVVAQGLKSEVTVVLDGQELVFTVSVPGRHYAHNAVAALAAGVELGVPAAELAPALAAYTGVKRRLQLKGEAGGVQVIDSYAHHPTEMTADLEAMRAAAGDARILVVFQPHLFSRTQELGTEMGQSLALADGSVVLDIYPAREDPIPGVTSELIIEAARSAGAEVTALHDKAEVPDAIAGMAKPGDLVLTMGAGDVTDLGPKILDRLSD; the protein is encoded by the coding sequence ATGGCACCCGGCCTTCCCAGCGCCATGGAGCGACCGCACTTCATCGGGATCGGTGGGGCCGGGATGTCGGGGATCGCGAAGATTCTCGCCCAGCGCGGTGCCCAGGTGGCCGGCAGCGATGCCAAGGAGTCGGAGACGGCGGAGGCGTTGCGGGCGCTCGGGGCGACCGTGCACATCGGGCATGCCGCCGGGCACCTCGCGGACGACGCGACGTCCGTGGTCGTGTCGTCGGCCATCCGGGCCGACAACCCGGAGCTGGCCCGCGCCGCCGAGCTGGGAATTCCCGTCGTCCACCGGTCCGACGCGCTCGCCCGGCTGATGGACGGGCTGCGGCCGATCGCGGTGGCCGGGACGCACGGCAAGACCACCACGACGTCCATGCTGGCGGTGTCGCTGGGGGAGCTGGGACTCAAGCCGTCGTACGCCATCGGCGGCGACCTCGACGTACCCGGCTCCAACGCGTCGCACGGGGACGGGGAGATCTTCGTCGCCGAGGCGGACGAGAGCGACCGGAGCTTCCACAAGTACGCGCCCGAGGTGGCGATCGTCCTCAACGTGGAGCTGGACCACCACGCCAACTACGCCTCCATGGACGAGATCTACGAGTCCTTCGAGACGTTCGCGGGCCGGATCGTGCCCGGCGGCAAGCTGGTGATCTCGGCCGACCACGAGGGCGCGCGGGAGCTGACCTCCCGGCTGTCCGGGGTGCGTGTGGTGACGTACGGCGAGCGCGAGGACGCCGACGTGCGGGTGCTGTCGGTCGTGGCGCAGGGGCTGAAGAGCGAGGTCACGGTGGTGCTGGACGGGCAGGAGCTCGTCTTCACGGTGTCCGTGCCCGGTCGGCACTACGCGCACAACGCCGTGGCCGCGCTGGCGGCGGGCGTCGAGCTCGGGGTGCCGGCGGCGGAGCTGGCGCCCGCGCTGGCCGCGTACACCGGGGTGAAGCGGCGACTGCAGCTGAAGGGCGAGGCGGGAGGCGTCCAGGTGATCGACTCCTACGCGCACCACCCGACCGAGATGACCGCCGACCTGGAGGCCATGCGGGCCGCGGCCGGGGACGCGCGGATCCTGGTGGTCTTCCAGCCGCACCTGTTCTCCCGCACCCAGGAGCTGGGCACCGAGATGGGGCAGTCCCTGGCGCTGGCGGACGGGTCGGTCGTCCTCGACATCTACCCGGCCCGTGAGGACCCGATCCCGGGCGTGACCAGCGAGCTGATCATCGAGGCGGCGCGGAGCGCGGGCGCGGAGGTCACGGCCCTGCACGACAAGGCGGAGGTGCCCGACGCCATCGCGGGAATGGCGAAGCCGGGTGATCTCGTTCTCACCATGGGCGCGGGTGACGTGACGGACCTGGGCCCGAAGATCCTGGACCGTCTTTCTGATTGA
- a CDS encoding MAB_1171c family putative transporter gives MNGLVYFMAAAVVWTGFAVQLPGLWHGRRDPLKRVVCAVVFLAGLCFALGAPPTVGFVNHTVGVPNAAACVTYGAMNAFSAASFVLIVHWRGADDPARLRRVSRRWLLVYTVVIVVQTALFVAGDAPVERRADFDTYYAATPFLREMIVLYLVAHMAAAFTTTIQCWRWTLQISGWTRRVLAVLAVGWLCISAYGVVKMIAVVGRWGGQHWDPLSTRLAPMLVTVGAVLASVGHVLPLLGPRIDSFLAFLRLGPLFRLVGSRNNGRNRHNVLLSWRSLGDVELRLTSRTTAIRDGLKDVSVHFDEAVRERAYHQALSLGSTTGEAEAIGDAAMVAVAALSGTGDRAGGLDPAVLDGVALDALVGFTAGYPGPAADEQSLDTGQPSLIRMSRAVREGVVVGAVLAERAKSGQAS, from the coding sequence GTGAACGGACTGGTCTACTTCATGGCGGCCGCCGTCGTGTGGACCGGCTTCGCGGTCCAACTGCCCGGCCTGTGGCACGGCCGGCGTGATCCGCTGAAGCGCGTGGTCTGCGCCGTGGTCTTCCTCGCCGGCCTCTGCTTCGCCCTCGGCGCCCCGCCCACCGTCGGCTTCGTCAACCACACCGTCGGCGTGCCCAACGCCGCCGCGTGCGTCACCTACGGGGCAATGAACGCCTTCTCCGCCGCGTCCTTCGTCCTGATCGTCCACTGGCGCGGCGCCGACGACCCCGCCCGGCTGCGGCGGGTCTCCCGCAGGTGGCTGCTCGTCTACACCGTGGTCATCGTGGTGCAGACCGCGCTCTTCGTCGCCGGTGACGCGCCCGTCGAGCGACGCGCGGACTTCGACACCTACTACGCCGCCACACCGTTCCTCCGCGAGATGATCGTCCTCTATCTCGTGGCCCACATGGCGGCGGCCTTCACCACCACGATCCAGTGCTGGCGATGGACACTGCAGATCAGCGGCTGGACGCGGCGGGTCCTGGCCGTCCTCGCCGTCGGGTGGCTGTGCATCAGCGCGTACGGCGTCGTCAAGATGATCGCCGTCGTCGGCCGGTGGGGCGGGCAGCACTGGGATCCGCTGAGTACCCGGCTGGCCCCCATGCTGGTCACCGTCGGCGCGGTTCTCGCCTCGGTCGGCCATGTCCTGCCGCTGCTCGGGCCGCGCATCGACAGCTTCCTCGCCTTCCTGCGGCTCGGGCCCCTCTTCCGACTCGTGGGTTCCAGGAACAACGGCCGCAACAGACACAACGTCCTGCTGTCCTGGCGCTCCCTCGGCGACGTCGAGCTGCGCCTGACCAGCCGTACGACGGCCATCCGGGACGGCCTGAAGGATGTGTCCGTCCACTTCGACGAGGCCGTCCGGGAGCGCGCCTACCATCAGGCGCTCTCCCTCGGTTCCACCACCGGCGAGGCCGAGGCCATCGGGGACGCGGCCATGGTGGCCGTCGCCGCGCTGTCCGGCACGGGCGACCGTGCCGGAGGGCTGGATCCGGCGGTCCTGGACGGTGTCGCCCTCGACGCCCTCGTCGGATTCACCGCTGGGTACCCGGGACCCGCGGCCGACGAGCAGAGCCTGGACACCGGCCAGCCCTCCCTGATCCGGATGTCGCGGGCCGTACGCGAGGGTGTCGTGGTGGGGGCGGTCCTCGCGGAGCGCGCGAAGAGCGGACAGGCGTCGTGA
- a CDS encoding SulP family inorganic anion transporter, producing MLSKSPLISRFPHLRQDFGASLVVFLVALPLCVGVAVASGVPAELGLVTGIVGGLVAGLMPGSSLQVSGPAAGLTVLVFEAVRQFGLPALGVIVLAAGLLQLAMGALKLGRWFRAISVSVVEGMLAGIGLVIIAGQLYAAAGLKAPASGIDKIAGLPGAFADAMGSTAALASLAIGAGTIAVLVLWKRLPKKAQLVPGALAAVLLATLATLAFSLPVANVEVKGLLDAIQPPGLDAFGALADVAILGTILAFTLIASAESLFSAAAVDRMHDGPRTEYDKELMAQGAGNTVCGLLGALPMTAVIVRSSANLQAGARTKASRVLHGVWLLLFAALLPGALALIPLPALAGILVHAGWKLIPFRAVVSLWRTHRGEALILVATAVAIVAVNMFEGVLIGLALSVAKTAWEASHIKLEVIDKGAGPVQAYLSGNATFLRLPKILDNLESLPQDRPVELHLTGLHHLDHACRTALENWASRHSTTGTEPVRMTVPEPEKVRSGTP from the coding sequence ATGCTCTCCAAGTCCCCCCTCATATCCAGGTTCCCCCACCTGCGACAGGACTTCGGCGCCTCGCTCGTCGTGTTCCTGGTCGCCCTCCCCCTGTGCGTGGGCGTCGCCGTCGCCTCCGGTGTACCGGCCGAACTCGGCCTGGTCACAGGCATCGTGGGCGGTCTCGTCGCCGGTCTGATGCCCGGCAGCAGCCTGCAGGTCTCCGGCCCGGCGGCCGGTCTGACCGTGCTGGTCTTCGAGGCGGTACGCCAGTTCGGGCTGCCCGCCCTCGGCGTGATCGTGCTCGCCGCCGGCCTGCTCCAGCTCGCCATGGGCGCGCTGAAGCTGGGCCGCTGGTTCCGCGCGATCTCCGTCTCCGTCGTCGAGGGCATGCTCGCCGGCATCGGCCTCGTGATCATCGCGGGCCAGCTGTACGCGGCGGCCGGCCTGAAGGCCCCCGCCTCCGGCATCGACAAGATCGCGGGCCTGCCCGGCGCCTTCGCCGACGCCATGGGCAGCACGGCCGCACTCGCCTCGCTGGCGATCGGCGCGGGCACCATCGCCGTGCTGGTGCTGTGGAAGCGTCTGCCGAAGAAGGCCCAGCTGGTCCCCGGCGCACTCGCCGCGGTCCTCCTGGCCACGCTCGCCACCCTGGCCTTCAGCCTCCCGGTGGCGAACGTCGAGGTGAAGGGCCTGCTGGACGCGATCCAGCCCCCCGGCCTGGACGCATTCGGCGCGCTGGCGGACGTGGCGATCCTCGGCACGATCCTCGCCTTCACGCTCATCGCCTCCGCCGAGAGCCTGTTCAGCGCGGCGGCCGTGGACCGTATGCACGACGGTCCGCGCACCGAGTACGACAAGGAACTGATGGCCCAGGGCGCCGGCAACACCGTGTGCGGGCTGCTGGGCGCGCTGCCGATGACCGCGGTGATCGTCCGCAGCTCGGCCAACCTCCAGGCCGGTGCGAGGACGAAGGCGTCCCGGGTCCTGCACGGCGTCTGGCTGCTGCTCTTCGCGGCCCTGCTGCCGGGCGCCCTGGCCCTGATCCCGCTCCCCGCCCTGGCCGGCATCCTCGTCCACGCGGGCTGGAAGCTGATCCCGTTCCGCGCGGTCGTCTCCCTCTGGCGCACCCACCGGGGCGAGGCGCTGATCCTGGTGGCCACGGCGGTGGCGATCGTCGCGGTGAACATGTTCGAGGGCGTACTGATCGGTCTGGCCCTCTCCGTGGCCAAGACCGCCTGGGAGGCCTCGCACATCAAGCTGGAGGTCATCGACAAGGGCGCCGGCCCCGTCCAGGCCTACCTCTCCGGCAACGCGACCTTCCTCCGCCTGCCGAAGATCCTCGACAACCTGGAGTCCCTCCCCCAGGACCGCCCGGTGGAACTGCACCTCACCGGCCTCCACCACCTCGACCACGCCTGCCGCACCGCGCTCGAGAACTGGGCGTCCCGCCACAGCACGACGGGCACGGAACCGGTGCGGATGACGGTCCCGGAACCGGAAAAGGTACGGTCGGGCACGCCCTGA
- the zapE gene encoding cell division protein ZapE → MSSSVARPLDSVTVSSSSATVSGIGPIPEAAPSSLCTREPHVPADRLVAEMVPPPRFDSVRFDSYIPDPNQPSQTEAVRVLSGFASGLGGAHATGAGRRGFLGFGRAKAPKVPAGPRGVYLDGGYGVGKTHLLASLWHATPAEPSLKAFGTFVELTNLVGALGFQKTVQTLSGHRLLCIDEFELDDPGDTVLVSTLLGKLVDAGVALAATSNTLPGKLGEGRFASVDFLREIQGLSAHFRSLRIDGEDYRHRGLPEAPAPYSEEEVTKAAYATEGASLDDFPHLLDHLARVHPSRYGALTDDLKAVCLTDVRPIPDQSTALRLVVLADRLYDREVPVLASGLPFDRLFSEEMLNGGYRKKYFRAISRLTALARDARRLVEH, encoded by the coding sequence ATGTCGAGCAGTGTGGCACGACCCTTAGACTCGGTAACCGTGTCGTCGTCCTCAGCCACCGTGTCCGGAATCGGCCCGATACCCGAAGCGGCTCCCTCGTCCCTGTGCACCCGCGAGCCACACGTCCCCGCGGACCGGCTCGTCGCCGAGATGGTGCCGCCACCCCGCTTCGACTCGGTCCGCTTCGATTCGTACATCCCGGACCCGAACCAGCCCAGCCAGACCGAGGCCGTCCGCGTCCTGAGCGGCTTCGCGTCGGGCCTCGGCGGGGCGCACGCGACCGGCGCCGGCAGGCGCGGCTTCCTCGGCTTCGGCAGGGCGAAGGCCCCCAAGGTGCCCGCCGGCCCCCGTGGTGTCTACCTGGACGGCGGCTACGGCGTCGGCAAGACCCACCTCCTCGCCTCCCTCTGGCACGCCACCCCGGCCGAGCCCTCGCTCAAGGCCTTCGGCACCTTCGTGGAGCTGACGAACCTGGTCGGCGCCCTCGGTTTCCAGAAGACGGTCCAGACGCTTTCCGGACACCGCCTGCTGTGCATCGACGAGTTCGAACTGGACGACCCGGGCGACACCGTCCTCGTGTCGACCCTGCTCGGCAAGCTCGTCGACGCGGGCGTGGCCCTGGCCGCCACCTCGAACACCCTGCCGGGCAAGCTCGGTGAGGGCCGATTCGCGTCGGTCGACTTCCTGCGCGAGATCCAGGGTCTGTCGGCCCATTTCCGCTCCCTGCGCATCGATGGCGAGGACTACCGCCACCGCGGTCTGCCCGAGGCCCCGGCGCCGTACTCCGAGGAGGAGGTCACCAAGGCGGCGTACGCCACCGAGGGCGCCTCGCTCGACGACTTCCCGCATCTGCTGGACCACCTCGCGCGCGTCCACCCCAGCCGGTACGGCGCGCTCACGGACGACCTGAAGGCGGTCTGTCTGACGGACGTCCGGCCGATCCCGGACCAGTCCACGGCCCTGCGGCTCGTGGTGCTCGCCGACCGGCTGTACGACCGCGAGGTGCCCGTGCTCGCCTCGGGGCTGCCCTTCGACCGGCTGTTCAGCGAGGAGATGCTGAACGGCGGCTACCGCAAGAAGTACTTCCGGGCCATCTCCCGCCTCACCGCCCTCGCGCGCGACGCGAGGCGACTCGTGGAGCACTGA
- a CDS encoding pyrimidine reductase family protein codes for MRRLLPVTEETAARTPEVTGGAKVTEVRTPGGGEGPAGARTPGGIGIGTSGAAGARRPGAAEVRTSGAAGGSDFVDREWSLGELAVAYAYPEPAPGGREPWLRANMVSTLDGAAQHGGRSQPISSDADMRIFGTLRGLADAVIVGAETVRQEGYRPARAREAFAQARRAAGQTPAPAVAVVSASLDLDFSLPLFSSPSVPTILLTGAAAAPDRVATAEKAGVRVVVAGDGMGVDPARAVRALAGLGLTRLLTEGGPRLLGQLIAADVLDELCLTVSPMLTAGDAQRIAGGPSVPVPKRFALASLLEEAGFLFGRYRRT; via the coding sequence ATGCGACGCCTGCTCCCTGTGACCGAAGAGACAGCGGCCCGGACGCCGGAAGTGACCGGTGGTGCGAAGGTGACCGAGGTGCGAACGCCGGGTGGGGGTGAGGGTCCGGCGGGGGCCCGGACGCCGGGCGGGATCGGGATCGGGACGTCGGGTGCGGCCGGGGCCCGGAGGCCGGGTGCGGCCGAGGTCCGGACGTCGGGTGCGGCCGGGGGGTCGGACTTCGTCGACCGGGAGTGGAGTCTCGGTGAGCTGGCCGTGGCGTACGCCTATCCCGAGCCTGCGCCCGGTGGGCGGGAGCCGTGGCTGCGGGCCAACATGGTGTCCACCCTCGACGGCGCCGCCCAGCACGGCGGACGTTCGCAGCCGATCTCCAGCGACGCCGACATGCGGATCTTCGGCACGCTGCGGGGGCTCGCGGACGCGGTGATCGTCGGCGCGGAAACGGTGCGACAGGAGGGGTACCGCCCGGCACGCGCGCGGGAGGCGTTCGCGCAGGCGCGTCGGGCGGCCGGACAGACGCCCGCCCCGGCGGTCGCGGTGGTGAGCGCCAGTCTGGATCTCGACTTCTCGCTGCCGCTGTTCAGCTCGCCGTCGGTCCCCACCATCCTGCTGACCGGTGCCGCCGCGGCCCCCGACCGGGTCGCCACCGCCGAGAAGGCCGGTGTCCGGGTGGTGGTCGCCGGGGACGGCATGGGCGTGGACCCCGCGCGAGCCGTACGGGCCCTCGCCGGCCTGGGGCTGACCCGGCTGCTGACCGAGGGCGGACCCCGGCTCCTGGGCCAGCTGATCGCCGCCGACGTCCTGGACGAGCTGTGTCTGACCGTGTCGCCGATGCTCACGGCGGGGGACGCCCAGCGGATCGCCGGGGGCCCCTCGGTACCGGTGCCCAAGCGGTTCGCGTTGGCGTCGCTGCTGGAGGAGGCCGGGTTCCTGTTCGGTCGTTACCGTCGTACGTGA
- a CDS encoding indole-3-glycerol phosphate synthase has translation MIEKALTSADVEFVTTLHGDEQASFHVLLQPRGNQADRLLRAIDDLALGELDEATREGETPEGELALDAGEQALEVSLQALRGAGSSAEGRLIEDHPLDALKSLVEEVGADEVLVLTDPHYVEEFFHRDWASRARHKVGVPVLKLFSHSRV, from the coding sequence ATGATCGAGAAGGCTCTGACGTCCGCGGACGTGGAGTTCGTCACGACCCTGCACGGCGACGAGCAGGCCTCCTTCCATGTGTTGCTCCAGCCGCGGGGCAATCAGGCCGACCGGTTGCTGCGGGCCATCGACGACCTCGCCCTCGGTGAGCTGGACGAGGCGACGCGGGAGGGCGAGACGCCGGAGGGGGAGCTGGCGCTCGACGCCGGGGAGCAGGCTCTCGAGGTGTCGTTGCAGGCGTTGCGGGGGGCGGGGAGTTCGGCGGAGGGGCGGCTGATCGAGGATCATCCGCTGGACGCGCTGAAGTCCCTGGTGGAGGAGGTCGGGGCGGACGAGGTGCTGGTGCTGACCGATCCGCACTATGTGGAGGAGTTCTTTCATCGGGACTGGGCGTCCCGGGCCCGGCACAAGGTGGGGGTGCCGGTGCTGAAGCTGTTCTCGCACAGTCGGGTCTAG
- a CDS encoding PhoX family protein: MTRRQALARSGALGAGIAGIAFTGALSELFAGSAAAQSDLGHSGYGPLIPDPNGLLDLPKGFRYRVLSREGDPLRSGEGQVPSNHDGMSAFPGRHGRVHLVRNHENRHNGRIPVPTIEGLTYDPTGKGGCTSLTLDARGKVLAERVAIAGTAVNCAGGPTPWGTWLTCEENEDKAGTNGYTKDHGFIFEVDAADPRRSGAVPLTAMGRFQHEAIAVDPKRGVVYETEDAFERPFGLFYRFLPNRPKGGLGSLRAGGRLQAMRVPGVPDLSPIQDPGAHFEGIEWVDVPDPLAAQTAIRHQDFGPKGITHAQKLEGCYWGGRSVYFVSSFARSADGSAADHYGQIWRYDPDHRTLTLVIAFGPDTDLQLPGESPDNICLAPSGGLMVCEDGNGTQHVYGVTRRGDVYAMARNAQNIGTPTDPEWGEFAGVTFSPDGDTMYVNCYTPGTTFAVTGPWRRT, encoded by the coding sequence GTGACCCGCCGTCAGGCCCTCGCCCGCTCCGGCGCCCTGGGCGCAGGTATCGCAGGCATCGCGTTCACCGGAGCCCTGTCCGAACTCTTCGCGGGCTCGGCCGCCGCGCAGAGCGATCTCGGCCACTCCGGCTACGGCCCCCTGATCCCCGACCCGAACGGCCTGCTCGACCTGCCGAAAGGTTTCCGCTACCGGGTCCTCTCCCGCGAGGGCGACCCCCTCCGCTCCGGCGAGGGCCAGGTCCCCAGCAACCACGACGGTATGTCCGCCTTCCCCGGCAGACACGGACGCGTCCACCTCGTCCGCAACCACGAGAACCGCCACAACGGCCGCATCCCGGTCCCCACGATCGAGGGCCTCACCTATGACCCGACGGGCAAGGGCGGCTGTACGTCGTTGACCCTCGACGCCCGCGGCAAGGTCCTCGCGGAACGCGTCGCCATCGCCGGCACCGCGGTCAACTGCGCGGGTGGACCCACCCCTTGGGGTACCTGGCTGACCTGCGAGGAGAACGAGGACAAGGCCGGCACCAACGGCTACACCAAGGACCACGGCTTCATCTTCGAGGTCGACGCGGCCGACCCGCGCCGATCGGGGGCCGTACCCCTCACCGCGATGGGCCGTTTCCAGCACGAGGCGATCGCCGTCGACCCGAAACGCGGAGTGGTCTACGAGACGGAGGACGCCTTCGAGCGCCCCTTCGGCCTCTTCTACCGCTTCCTCCCCAACAGGCCGAAGGGCGGCCTGGGTTCACTGCGCGCGGGCGGCCGGCTCCAGGCGATGCGGGTCCCCGGCGTACCCGACCTCTCTCCCATCCAGGACCCCGGAGCCCACTTCGAGGGGATCGAATGGGTCGACGTCCCCGACCCCCTGGCCGCCCAAACCGCCATCCGCCACCAGGACTTCGGCCCCAAGGGCATCACCCACGCGCAGAAGCTGGAAGGCTGCTACTGGGGCGGCCGCAGCGTCTACTTCGTCTCCTCCTTCGCCCGCAGCGCGGACGGCTCGGCCGCCGACCACTACGGCCAGATCTGGCGCTACGACCCCGACCACCGCACCCTCACCCTGGTGATCGCCTTCGGCCCCGACACCGACCTCCAACTCCCCGGCGAGTCCCCCGACAACATCTGCCTGGCCCCCTCCGGCGGCCTCATGGTCTGCGAGGACGGCAACGGCACCCAACACGTCTACGGCGTCACGCGGCGCGGCGACGTCTACGCCATGGCCCGCAACGCCCAGAACATCGGCACCCCCACCGATCCCGAGTGGGGCGAGTTCGCAGGCGTCACCTTCTCCCCCGACGGCGACACGATGTACGTGAACTGCTACACCCCGGGCACGACCTTCGCGGTGACGGGGCCGTGGCG
- a CDS encoding alpha/beta fold hydrolase has protein sequence MSPTPTALLVHGAFADASSWSGVIEELRSQDIPVRALPNPLRGLASDAAYVASAAAQIDGPVVLVGHSYGGAVITVAGAAENVVGLVYVAAYVPEQGESLGELQGRFPLAPLVANLDEWTYPVEGADPGVEVTIKPDAFPDIFAADVPAEVTRILAVSQRPLAAAVFTEETATAAWQTKRSWAVVADADEAINPDVQRFGAKRAGATVVEIEGASHAVAVSRPKEVASVIVDAVRATS, from the coding sequence ATGTCCCCCACCCCCACCGCCCTGCTCGTGCACGGCGCCTTCGCCGACGCGTCCAGCTGGTCCGGTGTCATCGAGGAACTGCGGAGCCAGGACATCCCCGTCCGGGCGCTGCCGAACCCCCTGCGCGGCCTGGCCTCCGACGCCGCGTACGTCGCCTCGGCGGCGGCCCAGATCGACGGCCCGGTCGTCCTCGTCGGCCACTCCTACGGTGGCGCGGTCATCACCGTGGCGGGCGCCGCCGAGAACGTCGTCGGCCTGGTCTACGTGGCCGCGTACGTCCCCGAACAGGGCGAGAGCCTGGGCGAGTTGCAGGGCCGCTTCCCGCTGGCCCCGCTCGTCGCCAACCTCGACGAGTGGACGTACCCCGTCGAGGGCGCGGACCCCGGCGTGGAGGTCACGATCAAGCCGGACGCCTTCCCGGACATCTTCGCCGCCGACGTCCCGGCCGAGGTCACCAGGATCCTCGCCGTCTCCCAACGCCCCCTGGCCGCCGCGGTGTTCACCGAGGAGACCGCGACCGCCGCCTGGCAGACCAAGCGCTCCTGGGCCGTCGTCGCCGACGCCGACGAAGCCATCAACCCCGACGTCCAGCGCTTCGGCGCCAAGCGTGCCGGGGCCACCGTCGTCGAGATCGAGGGCGCCTCGCACGCCGTGGCGGTCTCCCGCCCCAAGGAGGTCGCGTCGGTGATCGTCGACGCGGTACGGGCGACAAGCTGA
- a CDS encoding carbonic anhydrase, translating to MQPLIDNARTFGQRPEEFARLAEGQSPEVLFITCSDSRVVPALITGARPGELFELRTAGNIVPPYASDRPTGETATIEYAVEVLGVTDIVVCGHSHCGAVGALVRGDDLNAVPAVRDWLTHATPRPEGAVEDPTVADGVQNHVLSQLLRLRSYPCVEKRLADGRLRLRGWYYEVHTGSVREHRADTDKFETL from the coding sequence ATGCAGCCCCTCATCGACAACGCCCGGACGTTCGGACAGCGCCCTGAGGAGTTCGCCAGGCTGGCCGAAGGCCAGTCCCCCGAGGTCCTGTTCATCACCTGCTCGGACTCACGGGTCGTCCCGGCCCTGATCACGGGCGCCCGCCCCGGCGAGCTCTTCGAGCTGCGCACCGCCGGCAACATCGTCCCCCCGTACGCCTCTGACCGCCCCACCGGTGAGACGGCCACCATCGAGTACGCCGTGGAGGTTCTCGGCGTCACCGACATCGTGGTCTGCGGACACTCGCACTGCGGCGCCGTCGGCGCCCTGGTCCGCGGCGACGACCTGAACGCCGTACCGGCCGTACGCGACTGGCTGACCCACGCCACTCCGCGCCCCGAAGGGGCGGTCGAGGACCCGACCGTCGCCGACGGTGTGCAGAACCACGTCCTCAGCCAGCTCCTGCGGCTGCGCTCCTACCCCTGCGTGGAGAAGCGCCTCGCGGACGGCCGACTGCGGCTGCGCGGCTGGTACTACGAGGTCCACACCGGCTCCGTGCGCGAACACCGCGCGGACACCGACAAGTTCGAGACCCTGTGA
- the msrB gene encoding peptide-methionine (R)-S-oxide reductase MsrB has translation MSYDVEKPDEQWRAELTPAEYAVLRQAGTEPAFVGEYTDTKTKGVYSCRACGAELFTSETKFESHCGWPSFFDPKDSDAVELLSDRSHGMVRTEVRCSRCGSHLGHVFEGEGYATPTDQRYCINSISLTLTADES, from the coding sequence ATGTCGTACGACGTCGAGAAGCCGGACGAGCAGTGGCGTGCGGAGCTGACACCGGCCGAGTACGCCGTGCTGCGACAGGCCGGTACGGAGCCCGCGTTCGTCGGTGAGTACACCGACACCAAGACCAAGGGCGTCTACTCCTGTCGCGCATGCGGCGCCGAACTCTTCACCTCCGAGACGAAGTTCGAGTCGCACTGCGGATGGCCCTCCTTCTTCGACCCGAAGGACAGCGACGCGGTGGAGCTGCTCTCCGACCGGTCGCACGGCATGGTGCGCACCGAGGTGCGATGCTCCCGGTGCGGCTCGCACCTCGGGCACGTCTTCGAGGGCGAGGGGTACGCCACCCCGACCGACCAGCGGTACTGCATCAACAGCATCTCTCTGACGCTGACCGCCGACGAGAGCTGA